In Mytilus edulis chromosome 6, xbMytEdul2.2, whole genome shotgun sequence, the following proteins share a genomic window:
- the LOC139526170 gene encoding uncharacterized protein, with translation MWHSFCCLSKMNFLSYLPLLLPAFVVSQNVWNMMPQAGVEAQQFYGQMPPQYAHFDGAAGSMWGNMQGNPQGMSSEMMGPTPAPDPFGSTTNKPTRREYMLKQATKRKVDGPKIPAHKKNYLDFGSMRPIPTNKDELELFVESVEKMATGFHRLEFRLTKAFKMVDKYITTL, from the exons ATGTGGCACTCGTTCTGTTGCTTATCTAAG atGAATTTTCTTTCTTACCTACCGTTATTATTACCTGCTTTTGTTGTTTCACAAAATGTGTGGAATATGATGCCTCAGGCTGGTGTTGAAGCACAACAATTCTACGGACAAATGCCACCACAGTATGCCCATTTTGATGGAGCCGCTGGATCAATGTGGGGAAATATGCAAGGAAATCCTCAAGGTATGTCATCAGAAATGATGGGCCCAACGCCAGCACCTGATCCTTTTGGGTCTACCACCAACAAACCAACACGACGAGAATACATGTTGAAACAAGCAACTAAAAGAAAAGTTGATGGACCAAAGATCCCTgctcataaaaaaaattacttggaCTTTGGTTCGATGAGGCCTATTCCAACGAATAAAGACGAACTTGAATTGTTTGTAGAATCTGTTGAAAAAATGGCGACTGGATTTCATCGTTTGGAATTTCGATTAACGAAAGCTTTTAAAATGGTAGACAAATATATCACAACACTTTaa